Proteins encoded by one window of Blautia faecicola:
- the thiS gene encoding sulfur carrier protein ThiS produces the protein MQVIKVNGKEIELEKATSVEVYLESAGYQMKRIAVELNGEILPKNEYADRMLEDGDCMEVVTFVGGG, from the coding sequence ATGCAGGTGATCAAAGTAAACGGAAAAGAAATCGAACTGGAGAAGGCAACTTCTGTAGAAGTGTATCTTGAAAGTGCAGGATACCAGATGAAGCGGATTGCAGTAGAACTGAATGGCGAGATCCTTCCCAAAAACGAGTATGCGGACAGGATGTTAGAAGACGGAGACTGCATGGAGGTGGTGACATTTGTAGGAGGAGGCTGA
- a CDS encoding LacI family DNA-binding transcriptional regulator, whose amino-acid sequence MATIRDVARRAGVSAASVSRVLKNDTTFSVSQKTRERILEAAGELGYNKCFEYSAIQGARGTIGVMLLYGEEEVEDKFYQIIRVNIKMELEKNGFKVKEVFESMLDANASKISDYQGLIFVGYSTLWYQKKVFRQVVQGKLP is encoded by the coding sequence ATGGCTACCATACGAGATGTCGCCCGGAGGGCCGGGGTATCTGCAGCATCTGTATCCAGAGTTCTGAAAAATGACACTACCTTTTCTGTATCTCAGAAGACAAGGGAAAGGATTCTGGAGGCGGCAGGCGAACTGGGATACAACAAATGTTTTGAATACTCAGCCATTCAAGGTGCAAGAGGAACCATAGGGGTTATGCTTTTGTATGGCGAGGAAGAAGTGGAAGATAAATTTTATCAGATTATCCGCGTGAATATAAAGATGGAACTTGAAAAAAACGGATTTAAAGTAAAAGAGGTCTTTGAATCTATGCTGGATGCCAACGCATCGAAGATATCCGATTATCAGGGGTTGATCTTTGTAGGATATTCCACACTCTGGTATCAAAAGAAGGTGTTCAGACAGGTTGTTCAGGGAAAGTTGCCCTGA
- a CDS encoding AI-2E family transporter, producing MDLSNLSIKKIRELIVFTALLVIALWKFDVVLDVLKTIWQIVFPFILGGAIVFAINVPMSFLEKKIFENVKKENKAVKKLARPVSLLLTIVLVVGVIALVMIGVIPQLTKTMGTLMINITDFIPQIKIWIRDFFHDNREIMKLVDQVQFNPDQAIRWGISLLGNGAGNMMNTTVSAVGSVVSGLATFFIAFSFACYVLFQKEKLHVQIRKVLFAFFSKQKADAFLKVCSLTYRTFANFLTGQCLEAVILGCMFVVTLSVLRMPYALLIGVLIAFTALIPIFGAFIGCAVGSFLIFMVSPKQAIIFIIVFLVLQQIEGNLIYPHVVGESVGLPSIWVLAAVTIGGNLMGIVGMLVFIPLLSVVYTIFRKVVYLRLKKRHIKQVTATDIEEYTEKETASTEKI from the coding sequence TTGGATTTAAGTAATTTATCTATTAAAAAAATACGGGAGCTTATTGTGTTTACGGCACTTCTTGTTATTGCCCTGTGGAAGTTTGATGTGGTACTTGATGTGTTGAAAACAATATGGCAGATTGTATTTCCGTTTATACTTGGCGGAGCGATTGTGTTTGCGATCAATGTGCCAATGAGTTTTCTGGAAAAGAAAATTTTTGAAAATGTAAAAAAAGAAAATAAGGCAGTGAAAAAACTGGCAAGACCGGTCAGTCTGCTTCTCACGATCGTATTGGTGGTTGGCGTGATCGCATTGGTGATGATTGGTGTGATTCCTCAGCTTACGAAGACAATGGGAACTTTGATGATAAATATCACAGATTTTATTCCGCAGATTAAAATCTGGATTCGCGATTTTTTTCACGATAACCGGGAAATTATGAAGCTGGTAGACCAGGTGCAGTTTAACCCGGATCAGGCAATCAGGTGGGGGATAAGCCTGCTTGGAAATGGCGCGGGAAATATGATGAATACAACAGTGTCAGCGGTGGGATCCGTAGTCAGCGGACTGGCAACCTTTTTTATTGCGTTCTCCTTTGCCTGTTATGTCCTTTTTCAGAAAGAAAAGCTGCATGTACAGATCAGGAAAGTGCTTTTTGCTTTTTTTTCAAAACAAAAAGCAGATGCATTTCTTAAAGTCTGTTCTCTGACGTACCGGACATTCGCAAACTTTCTTACGGGCCAGTGTCTGGAAGCTGTGATTCTCGGCTGTATGTTTGTTGTTACACTGAGCGTTTTGAGAATGCCGTATGCACTTTTGATCGGAGTTCTGATTGCATTTACAGCATTGATTCCTATTTTTGGTGCTTTTATCGGGTGTGCCGTAGGAAGTTTTTTAATCTTTATGGTAAGCCCGAAGCAGGCAATTATATTCATAATAGTATTTCTGGTGCTGCAGCAGATTGAGGGAAATCTGATTTATCCTCATGTTGTCGGCGAATCTGTAGGGCTTCCGTCAATCTGGGTGTTGGCAGCGGTTACGATCGGCGGAAATCTTATGGGGATTGTAGGTATGCTTGTTTTTATTCCGCTGCTGTCGGTGGTCTATACTATTTTTCGGAAAGTTGTGTATCTGCGCCTGAAAAAACGACATATTAAACAGGTGACAGCGACAGACATAGAGGAATATACAGAAAAGGAAACTGCCAGTACGGAAAAAATATAA
- a CDS encoding zinc-binding metallopeptidase family protein — MNRELLNDRLCARGLDDRLGGYIILEAAKKAKERGGTCGIYAATTVGEELTKHGAARNVHIKYQWENGCGRTCTDADAIHMAGRGIPTTVMSIPLRYMHNPAEVCSMKDVQGCIDVLAEFLCGIGSDICLKPLKG; from the coding sequence ATGAACAGAGAACTTTTAAATGACAGACTTTGTGCAAGAGGCCTTGATGACCGTCTGGGAGGATATATTATCCTGGAGGCTGCGAAAAAGGCCAAGGAAAGAGGGGGCACATGTGGAATTTATGCGGCAACTACTGTAGGGGAAGAACTGACAAAGCACGGAGCTGCCCGGAATGTACATATAAAATATCAGTGGGAGAACGGATGTGGAAGAACCTGTACGGACGCAGATGCTATTCATATGGCAGGCAGGGGGATACCTACAACAGTTATGTCCATACCTCTTCGCTATATGCATAATCCGGCAGAAGTGTGCAGTATGAAGGATGTGCAGGGATGTATTGACGTGCTTGCGGAATTTTTATGTGGAATCGGGTCTGATATTTGCCTGAAACCTCTGAAAGGATAA
- a CDS encoding thiazole synthase — translation MSTKDTWSLGGHEFTSRFILGSGKFSLDLVKACIEKADAQIITLALRRANEGGLANILDYIPENVTLLPNTSGARNAQEAVRIARLSREVGCGDFVKIEVVHDSKYLLPDNYETIKATEILAKEGFVVMPYMYPDLNAARALKDAGAACIMPLGAPIGSNKGLATKEFIQILIDEMDLPIIVDAGIGRPSQACEAMEMGAAAVMANTAIATAGDVPVMAEAFKKAIEAGRSAYLSGLGRQIERGASASSPLTGFLED, via the coding sequence ATGAGTACAAAAGATACATGGAGCCTTGGAGGACATGAATTTACATCAAGATTTATCTTAGGATCAGGAAAATTTTCTTTGGATCTTGTGAAAGCCTGCATTGAAAAAGCAGACGCACAGATCATCACACTGGCACTTCGCCGTGCAAACGAAGGGGGACTTGCCAATATTTTGGATTACATTCCGGAGAATGTAACCCTGCTTCCGAATACATCCGGAGCAAGAAATGCCCAGGAGGCAGTGCGGATCGCCAGATTATCAAGAGAAGTGGGATGTGGGGATTTTGTAAAGATCGAAGTTGTACACGATTCCAAATATTTATTACCGGATAACTATGAGACGATCAAAGCAACAGAAATCCTTGCAAAGGAAGGATTTGTAGTTATGCCTTATATGTATCCGGACCTGAATGCGGCAAGGGCTCTGAAAGATGCCGGAGCAGCCTGCATCATGCCACTGGGAGCACCCATCGGATCAAACAAAGGTCTGGCGACAAAGGAGTTTATCCAGATCCTCATCGATGAGATGGATCTGCCGATCATCGTTGATGCGGGAATCGGCCGCCCGTCTCAGGCATGTGAGGCTATGGAAATGGGAGCGGCTGCCGTTATGGCGAATACAGCAATCGCGACAGCCGGAGACGTGCCGGTTATGGCAGAGGCATTTAAAAAGGCAATCGAAGCAGGACGAAGCGCCTACCTTTCCGGTCTGGGAAGACAGATCGAAAGAGGAGCAAGTGCATCATCACCGCTGACCGGATTTTTGGAGGACTAG
- a CDS encoding MATE family efflux transporter gives MTIKELFAPSDMTVGKPWEKIVIFTIPMLIGNIAQQLYNTVDSIVIGKYVGDNALAAVGSASPILNLLLVLFVGISVGAGVMVSQYFGARQREELSMTIGNCVTLTAISSLIIMFLGAVLSRPLLEMLHTPDSIIDWCTSYLVILMVGCMGSAYYNILCGILRGLGDSISALLYLLVATVLNIILDIVFVSRLQMGVAGVAYATVIAQAVSAILCFWKLLRMTDIFDFKFRHLKMKKKYTLEIIRLGLPSGITQAIFSMAMVIVQSLTNSFGEMVIAANVIIMRVDGFAMMPNFSFGTAMTTYAGQNVGAHRMDRVEQGARQGTAIALGTSAVITLLILVFGKNLMAIFTDTSELVTLSANMMKILAVGYLAMAITQSLSGVMRGAGDTMTPMWISMITTVVIRVPLAYGLAFLTRTPELPNGRYQVLWISLLVCWCMGALLTFLFYKRGNWKKKALTANTNA, from the coding sequence ATGACCATCAAAGAACTTTTCGCGCCGTCCGATATGACGGTGGGAAAACCCTGGGAGAAGATTGTAATTTTTACGATCCCCATGCTGATCGGCAATATCGCTCAGCAGCTTTACAACACCGTGGACAGTATTGTCATCGGAAAATACGTGGGCGACAACGCCCTGGCGGCAGTAGGAAGCGCCAGCCCGATCCTGAACCTGCTTCTGGTACTTTTTGTAGGAATCTCCGTAGGTGCCGGCGTTATGGTATCTCAGTATTTTGGTGCAAGACAACGGGAAGAGCTGTCCATGACGATCGGTAACTGCGTCACACTTACCGCAATTTCTTCCCTGATTATTATGTTTCTGGGCGCCGTCCTCTCGAGGCCGCTTCTGGAGATGCTTCATACGCCTGATTCCATCATTGATTGGTGTACCTCTTATCTGGTCATTCTGATGGTTGGCTGCATGGGAAGTGCCTATTATAATATCCTCTGCGGAATCCTTCGCGGACTCGGCGATTCCATCTCGGCACTGCTCTATCTTCTGGTGGCAACTGTCCTGAATATCATTCTGGATATCGTCTTCGTTTCCCGCTTACAGATGGGTGTCGCCGGTGTCGCCTATGCAACCGTCATCGCACAGGCAGTATCCGCGATCCTCTGTTTCTGGAAACTGTTGCGGATGACAGATATTTTTGATTTTAAATTCCGCCATCTGAAGATGAAAAAGAAATACACATTGGAGATCATCCGGCTGGGACTCCCCTCCGGTATCACCCAGGCCATCTTTTCCATGGCCATGGTTATCGTACAGTCTCTGACCAACAGTTTCGGTGAGATGGTCATCGCAGCCAACGTGATCATCATGCGTGTGGATGGTTTTGCAATGATGCCAAACTTTTCTTTCGGAACTGCCATGACTACCTACGCCGGACAGAATGTGGGCGCACATCGCATGGACCGTGTGGAGCAGGGAGCCCGTCAGGGAACCGCCATTGCACTGGGAACCTCCGCGGTGATCACTCTTCTGATCCTGGTCTTCGGCAAAAACCTGATGGCAATCTTTACCGATACCTCGGAACTGGTAACTCTCAGTGCCAACATGATGAAGATACTCGCCGTTGGCTACCTTGCCATGGCCATCACCCAGTCCCTCTCCGGCGTCATGCGCGGAGCAGGTGATACCATGACCCCCATGTGGATCTCTATGATCACCACCGTTGTGATCCGTGTACCTCTGGCTTACGGTCTTGCTTTCCTCACCAGAACCCCGGAACTTCCAAACGGAAGATATCAGGTACTGTGGATCTCCCTGCTGGTATGCTGGTGTATGGGTGCGCTGCTGACATTCCTCTTCTATAAGAGAGGAAACTGGAAGAAAAAAGCGCTGACAGCCAATACGAACGCATAA
- a CDS encoding LacI family DNA-binding transcriptional regulator, whose amino-acid sequence MATIKDIAERTGFSAATVSRVLNHDETLNVQDETRMKIFDTARELQYQAKERKSRKRHLTVGVYYSYSREEELRDTYYLTVRLAVEKKLEAENMERCQIQNLEELKNLGGLDGLLCLGTFSKSMVRQIEAFKKPTVFLDAMPKGDQFDCVVNDLDSSVEAVMDYLTGLGHKKIAFIGGYEVDKDGEEVHDERMVTYKKYMERIGEFSPALVRVGSFTPEDGYVLCREILEGKEKPTAIFANNDSLAVGCYRAVSEKGLRIPEDVSIVGYNDIAVANYLVPPLTTVRLHMELLGEEAVCLLRERITSSREIGLKVIVPAKLIVRGSADRVK is encoded by the coding sequence ATGGCTACAATAAAAGATATCGCAGAGCGTACCGGTTTTTCCGCAGCGACAGTCTCCAGAGTTTTGAACCATGATGAGACGTTGAATGTGCAGGATGAGACCAGAATGAAAATATTTGATACTGCCAGGGAACTTCAGTATCAGGCAAAGGAAAGAAAAAGCAGGAAGCGTCACCTGACGGTTGGAGTTTATTATTCCTATTCCAGAGAGGAGGAGCTGAGAGATACTTATTATCTGACAGTCCGTCTGGCGGTAGAAAAAAAACTAGAGGCAGAGAATATGGAACGCTGTCAGATCCAGAATCTGGAGGAACTGAAGAATCTTGGAGGACTCGATGGCCTTTTGTGTCTTGGAACGTTCAGTAAGAGTATGGTAAGGCAGATAGAAGCCTTCAAAAAACCCACAGTATTTCTGGATGCTATGCCAAAAGGAGATCAGTTTGATTGCGTAGTCAATGATCTGGACAGTTCTGTGGAAGCGGTGATGGATTATCTGACAGGACTGGGACATAAAAAGATAGCATTTATTGGCGGCTATGAAGTCGACAAGGATGGCGAGGAAGTGCATGATGAACGAATGGTAACTTACAAAAAATATATGGAGCGAATCGGTGAATTCTCTCCGGCACTTGTGCGGGTGGGAAGCTTCACGCCGGAGGACGGTTATGTGCTGTGCAGGGAAATCCTGGAAGGGAAGGAGAAACCTACAGCAATATTTGCAAACAACGACTCTCTGGCAGTGGGCTGTTATCGGGCAGTCAGTGAAAAGGGACTCCGGATTCCGGAGGATGTGAGTATTGTGGGATATAATGATATAGCGGTGGCCAACTATCTGGTTCCGCCGCTGACTACAGTGCGCCTGCATATGGAATTATTGGGTGAGGAGGCGGTTTGCCTTCTTCGTGAACGCATCACATCCTCCAGGGAGATAGGGTTAAAAGTGATCGTACCTGCGAAGCTTATTGTACGTGGCAGCGCAGACAGGGTAAAATAA
- a CDS encoding DMT family transporter codes for MKKYMAIAGLVLVTVIWGGGFVASDMALDSLSPFQIMTIRFLLASVLMGGISIRNLKGIKKEEVTAGVFMGAALFIGFSLQIIGLQYTTPSKNAFLTATNVVIVPFITFLICRKKVGFRGIIGAVLAIAGVGLLSLDKDLSLGLGDGLTLICAVGFAFQIFLTSIFVKKYRASVLNFIQMCTAGILSLIFMIASGQVHFQVTAKGWWSVLYLGIISTTVCYLLQTACQKYVDETKAAIILSMESVFGTLFSVMILHESITLRMILGCIIILAAVILANSATEETAS; via the coding sequence ATGAAAAAATATATGGCGATTGCCGGATTGGTATTAGTTACTGTTATCTGGGGAGGAGGATTTGTGGCCAGTGACATGGCTCTTGACAGTCTGTCGCCTTTTCAGATCATGACCATTCGTTTTCTGTTGGCTTCCGTGCTTATGGGTGGGATAAGTATCCGAAATCTTAAAGGAATAAAAAAAGAGGAAGTAACTGCAGGAGTTTTTATGGGCGCAGCTCTTTTTATTGGGTTTTCTCTTCAGATCATAGGACTGCAATATACGACTCCGTCAAAGAATGCGTTCCTCACAGCCACAAATGTGGTGATTGTTCCTTTTATTACTTTCCTGATCTGCAGGAAAAAGGTAGGATTCAGAGGTATAATAGGAGCAGTGCTGGCCATAGCAGGGGTAGGACTTCTGTCCCTGGATAAAGATCTGTCTCTGGGACTGGGTGACGGACTGACCCTTATATGTGCAGTGGGCTTTGCTTTTCAGATTTTTCTGACAAGCATCTTTGTGAAAAAGTACAGGGCATCTGTGTTGAACTTTATTCAGATGTGTACGGCAGGTATTTTATCATTGATATTCATGATTGCCTCCGGGCAGGTGCATTTTCAGGTTACTGCAAAAGGATGGTGGAGTGTTCTCTATCTCGGCATTATCAGCACAACGGTCTGCTATCTTCTTCAGACAGCATGCCAGAAGTATGTGGATGAGACAAAGGCGGCGATTATTTTGTCTATGGAGTCTGTCTTTGGAACCTTGTTCTCGGTCATGATTCTTCATGAAAGTATCACATTGCGCATGATATTGGGATGTATCATTATTCTGGCGGCGGTTATTCTGGCGAATTCAGCCACGGAGGAGACAGCGTCGTAA
- the thiF gene encoding sulfur carrier protein ThiS adenylyltransferase ThiF — protein sequence METTKVLTKEEIQAALEERHSPEKQKKLSEGRVTIAGLGGLGSNVAYALARIGVGHLHLIDFDVVDITNLNRQQYFTEHIGMYKTDALKSLLQKINPYIDIQTDCIKVTEENLISLFENAGIICEAFDNPEAKAMLVNGILEHFPEKKLVSASGMAGYGSSNTIRTRRLMKNFYLCGDQVTEPTYGNGLMAPRVAICAAHEANMITRLLLGEEEI from the coding sequence ATGGAGACAACGAAGGTTTTGACTAAAGAGGAAATACAGGCTGCACTTGAAGAACGTCATTCACCGGAAAAGCAAAAGAAACTGTCCGAAGGCCGGGTGACGATCGCAGGTCTCGGAGGTCTGGGATCCAACGTGGCATATGCACTTGCACGTATCGGCGTGGGCCATCTTCATCTTATTGATTTTGATGTGGTGGATATTACGAATCTGAACCGGCAGCAGTATTTTACAGAACATATCGGTATGTACAAAACAGATGCTTTAAAGTCTCTGCTTCAAAAGATTAATCCGTATATCGATATTCAGACGGATTGCATCAAAGTGACAGAAGAGAATCTGATTTCACTTTTTGAGAATGCAGGAATTATATGTGAAGCATTTGACAATCCGGAGGCAAAAGCCATGCTTGTAAATGGAATTCTGGAGCATTTTCCGGAGAAAAAACTGGTGTCCGCATCCGGAATGGCCGGGTATGGAAGCAGCAATACAATTCGTACCCGGCGATTGATGAAAAACTTCTATCTTTGTGGGGATCAGGTTACGGAACCGACCTATGGCAACGGACTGATGGCGCCGCGGGTTGCGATCTGCGCAGCCCATGAAGCCAATATGATCACCCGTTTGCTGCTTGGAGAAGAAGAAATATAG
- a CDS encoding glycoside hydrolase family 2 TIM barrel-domain containing protein — protein MEYVYKHMDWSNVEILGRNRLPVRPFYCGYPNKESARQGRREECSNYRLLNGQWKFAYYESPFYVPDTCMEKEYDDREFGMMPVPGHWQLNGYDYPHYNDAIALFPILDDPGIQADNPTGVYRYTFQEEKQKDREYILRFDGVESAYHVWLNGTFIGYSQGPRNTAEFDVTEALQDGENVLAVIVYKFSDGSYLENQDMWWFAGIIRDVSLIRRPKHHMLDWRIVSDLVMEQNETTGKICLDAVFENHTEDETALTVEMEVMDGEQVIFSESREISGKKGETEYVTEVILENIKPWSAEHPELYRVIITLKKQGEVLESYGEWTGFRNICVKDGLFLVNGEAIKLKGVNRHDWNENTGRCITKEDMLADLYLMKQNNINAVRTSHYPPHPDFLDMCDRLGLYVMEEADLECNQMAYTKNMNKISDDTIWEKSYVDRAERMVRRDKNHPSILFWSLGNESGFGSSFVASGRFIKEYDPTRLVHYEEDRDASIADVYSTMYTRHKALENLGRDTAKKKPHVVCEYAHAMGNGPGGLKEYWEIFERYPRLQGGFIWEWVDHGIKKYDSNGKAYYTYGGDYGDYPNSGAFCCDGLIQADRRPTPGILQVKKVMEPVKFIDFDKTTGEITVCNKYDFTDLSHLEGTFKVHTLQGILLEGKVDLNEIAPHGCKRITVYDSAESGAWCDEQDIWLTIKVCYKEKQIWSEEAHHEVAFHQECLNKAARKTVKEPADNGSSGELHMVEKSGIIYVEGRNFTAEFDRVHGYLSGYTLNGERLICKGLGLNFWRAPVDNDKNVAEIWEKAMLKAMTNLVEKVTVEEKEQEVVIFVSQIYAPITVDWKIIVKAEYHIQADGLITMSYHGVPTGVQLPESFPRIGMRFVLDKACEQAVWYGRGPLETYPDCKEGNAIGCWEKNVEDFYFPYVLPQETGNHEDTRWAAFVTEAGNGICIASDKEFSFGALHYTQEDLTQATHTNELHKTENIQLSVDYAQHGLGSASWGAECLEKDKLYPEPFTFTWKIFGTGKESLAERAEQYRRK, from the coding sequence ATGGAATACGTATACAAACACATGGATTGGAGTAACGTAGAGATCCTTGGAAGAAATCGTCTTCCGGTCAGACCGTTTTATTGTGGTTATCCGAATAAGGAATCGGCAAGACAGGGAAGAAGAGAAGAATGTTCCAATTACCGCCTGTTGAACGGACAGTGGAAATTTGCTTATTATGAGTCGCCGTTTTATGTTCCTGACACATGTATGGAGAAGGAATATGACGATCGGGAGTTTGGCATGATGCCGGTTCCCGGACACTGGCAGCTGAATGGTTATGATTATCCACATTATAATGATGCGATAGCATTGTTCCCGATTCTGGATGACCCGGGCATACAGGCAGACAATCCTACGGGTGTTTACCGGTACACTTTTCAGGAGGAGAAACAAAAAGACAGGGAATATATCCTGAGGTTTGACGGGGTTGAAAGTGCTTATCACGTATGGCTCAACGGTACATTCATAGGATACAGCCAGGGGCCTCGTAACACAGCTGAATTTGATGTGACAGAAGCATTACAGGATGGGGAAAACGTGCTGGCGGTGATCGTCTACAAATTCAGTGATGGCAGTTATCTGGAAAATCAGGATATGTGGTGGTTTGCCGGAATTATCAGAGATGTATCTCTGATCCGGAGACCGAAACATCATATGCTGGACTGGCGGATCGTATCTGACCTGGTTATGGAACAGAATGAGACGACCGGAAAGATTTGCCTGGATGCAGTGTTTGAAAATCATACGGAGGATGAGACGGCGCTTACTGTTGAGATGGAAGTAATGGACGGCGAACAGGTCATCTTCAGTGAGAGCCGCGAGATAAGTGGTAAAAAAGGCGAGACAGAATATGTGACAGAGGTAATTCTGGAGAATATAAAACCCTGGTCAGCAGAACACCCTGAGTTATATCGGGTGATCATTACCCTGAAGAAACAGGGAGAAGTTCTGGAATCCTATGGAGAGTGGACAGGATTCAGAAATATTTGTGTAAAAGACGGATTATTCCTGGTAAATGGAGAGGCTATCAAATTAAAAGGAGTAAACCGACATGACTGGAACGAAAATACAGGACGATGCATTACAAAAGAGGATATGCTGGCCGATCTGTATCTGATGAAACAGAACAATATCAATGCAGTACGAACCTCTCATTACCCGCCACATCCTGATTTTCTGGATATGTGTGACCGTCTTGGACTTTATGTGATGGAGGAAGCTGATCTGGAGTGTAACCAGATGGCGTACACCAAAAACATGAACAAGATCAGTGATGACACGATCTGGGAAAAAAGCTATGTGGATCGTGCGGAACGTATGGTAAGAAGGGATAAGAATCATCCAAGTATTCTGTTCTGGTCGCTGGGAAACGAATCGGGATTCGGAAGCAGCTTTGTAGCCAGCGGAAGATTTATAAAAGAGTATGATCCAACCAGACTGGTTCATTACGAGGAAGACAGGGATGCTTCTATAGCTGATGTGTACAGTACCATGTATACCAGACATAAGGCATTGGAAAATCTGGGAAGAGACACTGCAAAGAAGAAACCTCATGTAGTATGCGAGTATGCGCATGCAATGGGAAATGGCCCGGGAGGATTAAAAGAATACTGGGAAATATTTGAACGATATCCAAGGCTGCAGGGCGGTTTTATTTGGGAGTGGGTGGATCACGGTATTAAAAAATATGACAGCAACGGCAAAGCCTACTATACATATGGCGGAGATTACGGGGATTATCCAAACAGTGGGGCATTTTGTTGTGATGGATTGATCCAGGCAGACAGAAGGCCGACGCCTGGTATTTTACAGGTGAAAAAAGTAATGGAGCCGGTAAAATTTATTGATTTTGATAAAACTACAGGTGAAATTACAGTTTGTAATAAATATGATTTTACTGACCTGTCTCATCTTGAAGGTACATTCAAGGTTCATACACTGCAGGGAATTCTGCTGGAAGGTAAGGTGGATCTGAATGAGATAGCACCACATGGATGCAAACGCATCACGGTATATGATTCTGCGGAGTCAGGAGCATGGTGTGATGAACAAGACATCTGGCTGACGATCAAGGTATGTTACAAAGAAAAACAGATTTGGTCAGAGGAAGCTCATCATGAGGTTGCGTTCCATCAGGAATGTCTCAATAAAGCAGCTCGAAAGACAGTGAAAGAGCCGGCAGATAACGGAAGCTCCGGAGAACTGCATATGGTGGAAAAATCAGGAATTATTTATGTGGAAGGCCGGAATTTTACTGCCGAGTTTGACCGGGTTCATGGATATTTAAGTGGTTATACATTGAATGGCGAACGGTTAATCTGCAAAGGACTGGGGCTGAACTTCTGGAGAGCACCTGTTGATAATGACAAGAATGTGGCTGAAATCTGGGAAAAAGCGATGTTGAAAGCCATGACAAACCTTGTTGAAAAGGTGACGGTAGAGGAGAAGGAACAGGAAGTGGTTATCTTTGTTTCACAGATCTATGCACCGATCACTGTTGACTGGAAAATCATTGTGAAAGCGGAATATCACATTCAGGCAGATGGTCTTATAACCATGAGTTATCACGGAGTGCCAACCGGTGTGCAGCTTCCGGAGAGTTTTCCACGGATCGGTATGCGATTTGTGCTGGATAAAGCCTGTGAACAGGCAGTCTGGTACGGAAGAGGACCTCTGGAAACATATCCGGACTGTAAAGAAGGCAATGCGATAGGCTGCTGGGAGAAGAACGTGGAGGATTTCTATTTCCCTTATGTACTGCCTCAGGAGACAGGAAATCATGAGGATACTCGCTGGGCTGCATTTGTGACAGAAGCGGGTAACGGAATCTGTATCGCATCGGACAAAGAATTCTCTTTTGGCGCATTACATTATACACAGGAAGACCTGACACAGGCGACACATACAAATGAACTTCACAAAACAGAAAATATCCAGTTATCTGTTGATTATGCACAGCATGGTCTGGGAAGTGCAAGCTGGGGTGCCGAGTGTCTGGAAAAAGATAAACTGTATCCGGAACCGTTTACATTTACCTGGAAGATTTTCGGAACCGGGAAGGAATCGCTGGCAGAGCGGGCCGAGCAATACAGAAGAAAGTAA
- a CDS encoding MATE family efflux transporter: MYGKKVIKRDIYQIIIPMILENILQISANLVITAMVGRLLANDISAQGICIRITDTLWCFYKGVAIGATVLIARAYGAGRHQDCRKIAEQTILTEMIIVFVFQVVLYFKAPLFLGFFSKDPQILSLAEGYMKTIIFEFPFVVITTVVTASFQGYGNTLCMLAAYVLRLPLIIIWIIIAMDQVSRFLLSVGLYYRINKKREQTMNTV; encoded by the coding sequence GTGTACGGAAAAAAAGTTATAAAACGAGATATTTATCAAATCATTATTCCGATGATACTGGAAAATATACTTCAGATTTCGGCAAACCTGGTAATCACGGCAATGGTTGGACGGTTGCTTGCAAATGACATTTCCGCACAGGGAATCTGTATCCGGATTACGGATACGTTATGGTGTTTTTATAAGGGAGTGGCAATCGGGGCTACAGTTTTGATCGCCCGGGCATACGGTGCGGGCAGACATCAGGATTGCAGGAAGATTGCGGAGCAGACCATACTTACGGAAATGATCATTGTGTTTGTTTTCCAGGTGGTGTTATACTTTAAGGCACCGCTTTTTCTTGGCTTTTTTTCAAAGGATCCCCAGATCCTTTCTCTGGCAGAGGGGTATATGAAGACGATCATATTCGAATTCCCGTTTGTGGTGATCACGACGGTGGTTACCGCCTCTTTCCAGGGATACGGCAATACTTTGTGCATGCTGGCTGCTTATGTGTTAAGGCTGCCTTTGATAATAATCTGGATTATCATTGCGATGGATCAGGTATCCAGATTCCTGCTCAGTGTAGGGCTGTATTATCGGATCAACAAAAAGCGTGAGCAGACGATGAACACGGTATAG